The following coding sequences lie in one Bordetella genomosp. 9 genomic window:
- a CDS encoding MlaD family protein → MESRSHALLAGTFTLLLLAAVVIVGVLINRDRSTLTPYEIVSGTAVSGLSQQSPVRYQGVPVGKVQSLSFDPRVPGLVRIRIGVAPGTPITESTWAELGVQGVTGLANIELRDDGSSRTRLERHGDALPVIPMRPGLFERFSQGGGTIVNNLEHISAQLAKLLDDQNIQALQTALRNASDATAALKTFSASLQPVVAKVGPLIDTLNETSRQAQGAARDVSALAQQARAAVAHLDAPDGPLAMATRSLREISFAAARLSNDTLPAVSAMANQLNSTARGVSTTVRRVGDTPQSIIFGAPPPRPGPGEAGFEGFGRGQ, encoded by the coding sequence ATGGAAAGCCGTAGCCACGCCCTGCTGGCGGGCACGTTTACGCTGTTGCTGCTTGCCGCGGTGGTCATCGTAGGCGTGTTGATCAATCGCGACCGGTCCACGCTGACCCCTTACGAAATCGTCTCCGGCACCGCGGTGAGCGGACTGTCCCAGCAATCCCCTGTCCGCTATCAGGGCGTGCCGGTGGGCAAGGTGCAGTCGCTGAGTTTCGATCCGAGGGTGCCCGGGCTGGTGCGCATCCGCATCGGCGTCGCGCCCGGCACGCCGATCACCGAATCCACTTGGGCCGAGCTGGGTGTTCAGGGCGTGACGGGGCTCGCCAATATCGAGTTGCGCGATGACGGCAGCTCCAGGACGCGGCTGGAGCGCCATGGCGACGCATTGCCGGTGATCCCCATGCGGCCGGGTCTGTTTGAGCGGTTCTCGCAAGGCGGCGGGACGATCGTGAACAACCTGGAGCATATATCCGCGCAATTGGCGAAGCTTTTGGACGACCAGAACATCCAGGCGCTGCAGACGGCCCTGCGCAACGCGTCGGACGCCACGGCGGCGCTGAAAACGTTCAGCGCCAGCCTGCAGCCTGTGGTCGCCAAGGTGGGACCGCTGATCGATACCTTGAACGAAACCTCGCGTCAGGCGCAGGGCGCCGCCCGCGACGTGTCCGCGCTGGCGCAGCAGGCGCGCGCAGCGGTGGCGCATCTGGACGCGCCCGATGGGCCGCTGGCCATGGCCACGCGCAGTCTGCGCGAAATTTCCTTCGCCGCGGCCCGATTGAGCAACGACACGCTGCCTGCGGTGAGCGCCATGGCGAATCAATTGAATTCGACGGCGCGCGGCGTGTCGACGACGGTGCGGCGCGTGGGCGATACGCCGCAATCGATCATTTTCGGCGCGCCGCCGCCGCGGCCCGGTCCGGGCGAAGCGGGATTCGAAGGATTCGGGAGAGGCCAATGA
- a CDS encoding ABC transporter ATP-binding protein produces the protein MKDDVSHQRHLFTDDALTVAPIISVTGLKTAFGDHVVHENLDLTVYPGEILSLVGGSGSGKTTLLRQIMGLETPAAGTVQVLGMRLNEMSPSECGRLARRWGVLFQAGALFSALSVFDNVALPLRELRTIPQTLVEDVVMCRLHMVGLSADDAYKRPADLSGGMVKRVALARALSLDPELLFLDEPTAGLDPQRSDEFVTLVRNLHRQLNFTVVMVTHDLDTLLALSSRVAVLADKRVIACDTVPEILKVDHPFIRTFFLGERGRRALGDLAPEELTYGKP, from the coding sequence CGTGGCCCCGATCATTTCGGTGACCGGTCTGAAGACCGCTTTCGGCGACCATGTGGTGCACGAGAACCTGGATCTGACGGTTTACCCAGGCGAGATCCTGTCGCTGGTGGGCGGCTCCGGGTCGGGCAAGACCACGTTGCTGCGGCAGATCATGGGGCTGGAGACGCCGGCCGCGGGCACCGTCCAGGTGCTGGGCATGCGCTTGAACGAGATGAGTCCGTCGGAGTGCGGCCGGCTGGCGCGGCGCTGGGGCGTGCTGTTCCAGGCGGGCGCCTTGTTTTCGGCGCTTTCGGTGTTCGACAACGTGGCCCTGCCGCTGCGCGAGCTGCGCACCATACCGCAGACGCTGGTGGAAGACGTGGTGATGTGCCGGCTGCACATGGTGGGCCTGTCGGCGGACGATGCCTACAAGCGCCCCGCGGATCTGTCGGGCGGCATGGTCAAGCGCGTCGCGCTTGCGCGGGCGCTGTCGCTGGATCCCGAGCTGCTGTTCCTGGACGAGCCCACGGCCGGCCTGGATCCGCAGCGTTCCGACGAGTTCGTGACGCTGGTGCGCAATCTGCATCGGCAGCTGAATTTCACGGTAGTGATGGTGACGCACGATCTGGATACGCTGCTGGCGCTGTCCTCTCGCGTGGCCGTGCTGGCCGACAAGCGCGTGATTGCCTGCGATACCGTGCCGGAGATCCTGAAAGTGGACCACCCCTTTATTCGCACGTTCTTCCTGGGCGAGCGGGGGCGGCGGGCGCTGGGCGATCTGGCGCCGGAGGAGTTGACGTATGGAAAGCCGTAG